A region from the Arachis ipaensis cultivar K30076 chromosome B01, Araip1.1, whole genome shotgun sequence genome encodes:
- the LOC110272163 gene encoding uncharacterized protein LOC110272163 — protein sequence MEGKDIYLPRLIRKYMSRVHVRGTLPFLYMITQMARRAEVPWELEDERPPITDCKKVILHGKRFGPLGHRPPTTTTSTDVATSSAAPAAPPAFAAPPAAAAPSSASQPVYHLVHCLFERFDQMEHRNQQRYEQSERCNKRCYSHLKLIVTTGCTDILSELDTPSEHSEEEDEQEEA from the coding sequence ATGGAAGGAAAGGACATATACCTTCCAAGGCTCATCAGGAAGTATATGTCCAGAGTTCATGTGAGAGGCACCTTGCCATTTCTTTATATGATCACCCAGATGGCTCGTCGAGCTGAGGTGCCTTGGGAGCTAGAGGATGAGAGACCACCGATTACCGACTGCAAGAAGGTTATTCTGCACGGCAAGCGGTTCGGACCTCTAGGCCACAGACCACCTACTACTACTACCTCTACTGATGTAGCCACATCTTCAGCAGCACCTGCAGCACCACCTGCTTTCGCAGCACCACCTGCTGCTGCAGCACCATCATCTGCTTCTCAGCCAGTCTACCATCTTGTGCACTGTCTTTTTGAGCGCtttgatcagatggagcaccgcaatCAGCAGCGTTATGAGCAGTCTGAGCGTTGCAACAAGAGatgctattcccatctgaagttgATTGTGACTACTGGGTGTACTGACATCCTCTCCGAGCTTGATACACCCTCGGAGCACtctgaggaggaggatgagcaggagGAGGCATAG